GAAATTTCTGGGTATTGAACAATTACTGATCTCCAATGCCGCGGGAAACATGAACCTTTCATGGAAAAAAGGTCAGTTGATGATGATCACAGATCACATCAATTTACAGCCTGACAATCCCCTTCGAGGAAACGGTGCTGCGGAATTCGGACCCCTTTTCGTTGATATGAGCGCACCTTACGATGAATCTATCAATAAAGGGCTTCAGGAAGCAGCTGCCGAAAACAATATCCCTCTACACACAGGCACCTATGTATCCGTTGCCGGACCAAATCTGGAAACCAAAGCTGAATACCGATTTTTACGCGCAGCCGGGGCTGATGTAGTGGGCATGTCTACTGTACCTGAAATCATTGCAGCCAATCAGCTGGAATTACCCGTCTCGGCAATCTCGGTATTGACCGATGATTGTGATCCGGATAACCTGCAAGCAGTAAACATCGAGGAGATCATTGCCATCGCAAAAACGGCTGAGCAGGACCTGATCAAAATATTCAAATCTTACATTGCCACGCAAGTGAAATGAGCCAGGAAGGCACATCCCGCAATAAGCTGACATACGTTTCGGAAAACGATTCTGCGATCCGAAAGGTGTTAGTCAATTTGCTGGAAATCCTTACTGGAAGGCCCAAGATCCAGCGGCTTTATGATGAGATCCAAAAAATGGACTATGAAACACATCAGTCATGGTCGATTGCGTTGAATAAATTGGAGATCAAACGGGATTTTGACCGTGATAAGCTAACACGATTGCGTGGAAATACGCCGCTGGTAGTTATTGCTAATCATC
This DNA window, taken from Cytophagales bacterium, encodes the following:
- a CDS encoding purine-nucleoside phosphorylase, with amino-acid sequence MKRQVETTVEFLKEAGIDAPQIGIVLGTGLGALAEEIEVEKEVSYEDIPNFPVSTVEFHKGKLIYGTINGVKVLAMNGRFHFYEGYSMAEVVFPIRVMKFLGIEQLLISNAAGNMNLSWKKGQLMMITDHINLQPDNPLRGNGAAEFGPLFVDMSAPYDESINKGLQEAAAENNIPLHTGTYVSVAGPNLETKAEYRFLRAAGADVVGMSTVPEIIAANQLELPVSAISVLTDDCDPDNLQAVNIEEIIAIAKTAEQDLIKIFKSYIATQVK